In Methanosphaera sp., a single window of DNA contains:
- a CDS encoding carbohydrate kinase family protein, translating to MNFDIIGFGALNVDRLCHVDDFAPVDGETFINYETKVCGGSAANTIVSIAKLGLKCGHIGKVGSDSYADMMCEYLKENNVDTNHTILTPNGETGEVMGFVDANGDRKLYVTPKVNDDITYDEIKPEYLDTKIIHLTSFVGLNNSASIDTQLEVLKNLDSDVKVSFDPGMLYIQRGSEFINKFLKYTDILLINETELKMLTQKDTLDSAVDAISSEVEILVVKRSTDGSFIKKGDEEYNIGIFNVDAIDTTGAGDAYNAGFLYGLLSGYNLHDSGIIGSYIAAKSTTKSGATSAIEYIDPENIKEIIENY from the coding sequence TTGAATTTTGACATAATAGGATTTGGAGCATTAAATGTAGATAGACTATGTCATGTTGATGATTTTGCACCAGTTGATGGTGAAACATTTATAAATTATGAAACAAAAGTATGTGGTGGATCTGCTGCAAATACAATCGTATCAATTGCAAAGTTAGGACTTAAATGTGGACATATAGGAAAAGTTGGCAGTGATTCATATGCAGATATGATGTGTGAATATCTAAAAGAAAATAATGTAGATACAAACCATACAATATTAACACCAAATGGTGAAACAGGAGAAGTAATGGGATTTGTAGATGCAAATGGTGATCGTAAATTATATGTAACACCAAAAGTTAATGATGACATAACATATGATGAAATAAAACCTGAATACTTAGATACAAAGATAATTCATTTAACATCATTTGTAGGACTTAATAATTCAGCATCAATAGATACACAACTTGAAGTTCTTAAAAACTTAGATAGTGATGTTAAAGTATCATTTGATCCTGGAATGCTCTACATTCAAAGAGGTTCAGAATTTATTAATAAATTCCTAAAATATACAGATATTCTACTTATTAATGAAACAGAACTCAAGATGTTAACACAAAAAGACACACTAGATAGTGCAGTAGATGCAATATCATCAGAAGTTGAAATTCTTGTTGTTAAAAGATCAACTGATGGATCATTCATTAAAAAAGGTGATGAGGAATATAACATCGGAATATTTAATGTTGATGCAATAGATACAACAGGTGCAGGAGATGCATACAATGCAGGATTCCTCTATGGACTTCTTTCAGGATACAACTTACATGATAGTGGTATAATTGGAAGTTATATTGCAGCAAAATCAACAACAAAGTCAGGAGCAACAAGTGCAATTGAATATATTGATCCTGAAAATATTAAGGAAATAATTGAAAACTATTAA
- a CDS encoding formylmethanofuran--tetrahydromethanopterin N-formyltransferase, with protein sequence MNFEIEDTYAEAFTGVCVRLIITAEDQKTVDKIAADATATPGTVIGRTESGVEKFLTPDETPDNRPGVLVQFWYNTTNLDKFDKELSFRIRQDILVKPFIKVFDASIDPFDYIDTTEHVGHCGDGYEWTEEIYDRTMIRVPICVPDFYIEQKIGCMKGIMGVNFWYCCNSKEAVLEGGYKALDALMEVDGVCAPFDICSAGSKVETNYPEIGPTTNHPYCPSLKEKLGDESKVEDGIEYIPEIVINALDEKSAKESLKQAIGALDGVEGIVKISAGNYGGNLGKYKFYLKEEVEE encoded by the coding sequence ATGAATTTTGAAATAGAAGATACATATGCAGAAGCATTCACAGGTGTATGTGTAAGATTAATAATAACAGCAGAAGACCAAAAAACAGTAGATAAAATTGCAGCAGATGCAACAGCAACACCAGGAACAGTAATTGGAAGAACAGAATCTGGAGTAGAAAAATTCCTCACACCTGATGAAACACCAGATAACAGACCGGGAGTACTAGTTCAATTCTGGTATAACACAACAAATCTTGATAAATTTGATAAAGAATTATCATTCAGAATAAGACAGGACATACTTGTAAAACCATTTATAAAAGTATTTGATGCATCAATTGACCCATTTGACTACATTGATACAACAGAACATGTAGGTCACTGTGGAGATGGATATGAATGGACAGAAGAAATCTATGACAGAACCATGATACGTGTACCAATCTGTGTACCAGACTTCTATATTGAACAGAAAATTGGATGTATGAAAGGAATTATGGGAGTAAACTTCTGGTATTGTTGTAACTCAAAAGAAGCAGTACTAGAGGGAGGATATAAAGCTCTTGATGCATTAATGGAAGTAGATGGGGTATGTGCACCATTTGATATCTGTTCTGCAGGATCAAAAGTAGAAACAAACTATCCTGAAATTGGTCCTACAACAAATCATCCATACTGTCCATCACTTAAAGAAAAACTTGGAGATGAATCCAAAGTTGAAGATGGAATAGAATACATACCAGAAATAGTAATAAATGCACTAGATGAAAAATCAGCAAAAGAATCATTAAAACAGGCAATTGGAGCACTTGATGGTGTAGAAGGAATTGTTAAAATATCAGCTGGTAACTATGGTGGAAATCTAGGAAAATATAAATTCTATCTTAAAGAAGAAGTTGAAGAATAG
- a CDS encoding DUF1616 domain-containing protein — MKKHRRWDLNMKVVDKVIKALLIIILILAIICVCYLVINPNQGEGYTEFYILDHNNNTTDYPVNISQGNIEKINIGLKNKENVMMNYSVVIKKDNITLAKYNKTLQNDQEEITAYYITSTSHIGDDQQLDIELYKGNNSNIYRSLKLRYNVI; from the coding sequence ATGAAAAAACATAGAAGATGGGATTTAAACATGAAAGTAGTTGATAAAGTTATAAAAGCATTGTTAATTATAATTCTTATTTTGGCTATTATTTGTGTATGTTATCTTGTTATTAATCCTAATCAGGGTGAAGGTTACACTGAATTCTATATTCTTGATCATAACAATAATACTACAGATTATCCTGTAAATATTTCCCAGGGAAATATTGAAAAGATAAATATTGGACTTAAAAATAAGGAAAATGTTATGATGAACTATTCAGTTGTAATTAAGAAGGATAATATTACTCTTGCTAAGTATAATAAGACGTTGCAAAACGATCAAGAAGAAATTACTGCTTATTATATTACATCAACATCACATATTGGTGATGATCAACAATTAGATATTGAACTTTATAAGGGTAATAATTCAAATATTTATCGAAGTTTAAAACTTAGATATAATGTCATTTAA